Proteins from a single region of Chrysemys picta bellii isolate R12L10 chromosome 9, ASM1138683v2, whole genome shotgun sequence:
- the PTMA gene encoding prothymosin alpha isoform X1 produces MSDTAVDTSAEISTKDLKEKKEVVEETENGRDAPANGNAENEENGEQEADNEVDEEEEEGGEEEDEEEEGDGEEEDGDEDEEGDAPTGKRAAEDDEDEDVDPKKQKTDEDD; encoded by the exons ATGTCAGACACAGCTGTGGACACCAGCGCGGAGATCTCCACCAAG GATctaaaagagaagaaagaagttGTGGAAGAGACAGAAAATGGCAGAGATGCACCAGCCAACGGCAACGCT GAGAACGAGGAAAACGGAGAGCAGGAGGCTGACAACGAAGTAGACGAAGAGGAAGAAGAAGGTGGCGAAGAAGAGGACGAGGAGGAAGAGGGTGATG gtgaGGAAGAGGACGGCGATGAAGATGAGGAAGGCGACGCACCCACAGGCAAACGGGCAGCTGAGGATGACGAG gaCGAGGACGTCGATCCCAAGAAGCAGAAAACCGATGAAGATGACTAG
- the PTMA gene encoding prothymosin alpha isoform X3 has protein sequence MSDTAVDTSAEISTKDLKEKKEVVEETENGRDAPANGNANEENGEQEADNEVDEEEEEGGEEEDEEEEGEEEDGDEDEEGDAPTGKRAAEDDEDEDVDPKKQKTDEDD, from the exons ATGTCAGACACAGCTGTGGACACCAGCGCGGAGATCTCCACCAAG GATctaaaagagaagaaagaagttGTGGAAGAGACAGAAAATGGCAGAGATGCACCAGCCAACGGCAACGCT AACGAGGAAAACGGAGAGCAGGAGGCTGACAACGAAGTAGACGAAGAGGAAGAAGAAGGTGGCGAAGAAGAGGACGAGGAGGAAGAGG gtgaGGAAGAGGACGGCGATGAAGATGAGGAAGGCGACGCACCCACAGGCAAACGGGCAGCTGAGGATGACGAG gaCGAGGACGTCGATCCCAAGAAGCAGAAAACCGATGAAGATGACTAG
- the PTMA gene encoding prothymosin alpha isoform X2 — MSDTAVDTSAEISTKDLKEKKEVVEETENGRDAPANGNANEENGEQEADNEVDEEEEEGGEEEDEEEEGDGEEEDGDEDEEGDAPTGKRAAEDDEDEDVDPKKQKTDEDD; from the exons ATGTCAGACACAGCTGTGGACACCAGCGCGGAGATCTCCACCAAG GATctaaaagagaagaaagaagttGTGGAAGAGACAGAAAATGGCAGAGATGCACCAGCCAACGGCAACGCT AACGAGGAAAACGGAGAGCAGGAGGCTGACAACGAAGTAGACGAAGAGGAAGAAGAAGGTGGCGAAGAAGAGGACGAGGAGGAAGAGGGTGATG gtgaGGAAGAGGACGGCGATGAAGATGAGGAAGGCGACGCACCCACAGGCAAACGGGCAGCTGAGGATGACGAG gaCGAGGACGTCGATCCCAAGAAGCAGAAAACCGATGAAGATGACTAG